Proteins found in one Anoplolepis gracilipes chromosome 7, ASM4749672v1, whole genome shotgun sequence genomic segment:
- the LOC140668159 gene encoding odorant receptor 63a-like isoform X1: protein MLENILREYNINRIFLSCLGLWPFQHKVAKHSLPWLCCAIELSYLPFEIITLYIHRNNKHLLFESLYQIVVTIGFTVKLLNQFFNHDKFQRLYETMENHWNIFTNDFEVRIMKNYSNISQKFAKSYAISIFVMMSIFITVPSLAPMLLDIVLPLNESRPRQFAIYAEFGIDKNKYFGAIFLYTTIIIMVGMGIIVSVDTMQVACAAHACSLFQVIGQQIEDVSNAHKVDDIGYRANSEYELCEEKIIYRKYILCLKKHQLALEYVNILNDSYKIVGITFLFFIGAVFSLIGIRIVYVLDQLEELIRYLFIIIGVLVQLLIICYSGQKLMDESQNIFHRVYATKWYKFSPRLKSLVIITLYRSIVPCTLSAGNVFPLSMAVFAAVVRAGVSYFTAFLSFKD, encoded by the exons ATGCTGGAGAATATACTTCGAGAATACAATatcaatagaatatttttgtcgTGCCTAGGTCTATGGCCATTTCAACATAAGGTAGCAAAACATTCATTGCCATGGTTATGTTGTGCAATTGAGTTAAGTTACTTGCCGTTCGAG ATAATAACATTGTATATACACAGAAACAATAAACATCTACTTTTTGAAAGTCTGTATCAAATAGTTGTAACTATAGGTTTcactgtaaaattattaaatcaatttttcaaccATGACAAg TTTCAGCGTTTATACGAAACTATGGAAAATCATTGGAATATATTTACGAATGATTTTGAAGTtcgaattatgaaaaattattcgaatatatcacagaaatttgcaaaatctTACGCCA TATCGATATTCGTTATGATGTCAATATTTATCACAGTACCTTCGCTAGCACCGATGCTTCTCGATATCGTGCTACCTCTTAATGAATCGCGCCCGCGacaatttgcaatatatgCCGAATTTggaatagataaaaataaatactttggagcaatatttttatataccacTATTATAATCATGGTGGGTATGGGTATCATAGTGTCCGTTGATACTATGCAAGTTGCGTGCGCCGCGCATGCCTGTAGTTTATTCCAAGTTATCGG TCAACAAATTGAAGACGTATCGAATGCGCATAAAGTCGACGACATTGGATATCGCGCGAATTCGGAGTATGAATTGTgcgaagagaaaataatatatcgaaaatacattttatgtttGAAGAAACATCAACTTGCTTTAGA GTATGTCAATATATTAAACGACTCGTATAAAATTGTGGGAATTaccttcttattttttattggcGCGGTTTTCAGTCTGATTGGAATTCGC atcgTCTACGTGTTAGACCAACTGGAAGAATTGatcagatatttatttataatcattggAGTATTGGTACAATTGCTAATCATATGTTATTCCGGCCAAAAATTAATGGACGAAAgtcaaaatatattccatcgagt ATATGCAACAAAATGGTATAAATTCTCACCAAGATTAAAGTCATTGGTAATTATAACTCTTTACAGAAGTATCGTTCCATGCACATTGTCAGCAGGTAATGTTTTTCCGTTGTCGATGGCAGTCTTCGCCGCA GTGGTGCGGGCAGGTGTATCTTATTTCACGGCATTCTTATCGttcaaagattaa
- the LOC140668159 gene encoding odorant receptor 63a-like isoform X2 yields the protein MLENILREYNINRIFLSCLGLWPFQHKVAKHSLPWLCCAIELSYLPFEFQRLYETMENHWNIFTNDFEVRIMKNYSNISQKFAKSYAISIFVMMSIFITVPSLAPMLLDIVLPLNESRPRQFAIYAEFGIDKNKYFGAIFLYTTIIIMVGMGIIVSVDTMQVACAAHACSLFQVIGQQIEDVSNAHKVDDIGYRANSEYELCEEKIIYRKYILCLKKHQLALEYVNILNDSYKIVGITFLFFIGAVFSLIGIRIVYVLDQLEELIRYLFIIIGVLVQLLIICYSGQKLMDESQNIFHRVYATKWYKFSPRLKSLVIITLYRSIVPCTLSAGNVFPLSMAVFAAVVRAGVSYFTAFLSFKD from the exons ATGCTGGAGAATATACTTCGAGAATACAATatcaatagaatatttttgtcgTGCCTAGGTCTATGGCCATTTCAACATAAGGTAGCAAAACATTCATTGCCATGGTTATGTTGTGCAATTGAGTTAAGTTACTTGCCGTTCGAG TTTCAGCGTTTATACGAAACTATGGAAAATCATTGGAATATATTTACGAATGATTTTGAAGTtcgaattatgaaaaattattcgaatatatcacagaaatttgcaaaatctTACGCCA TATCGATATTCGTTATGATGTCAATATTTATCACAGTACCTTCGCTAGCACCGATGCTTCTCGATATCGTGCTACCTCTTAATGAATCGCGCCCGCGacaatttgcaatatatgCCGAATTTggaatagataaaaataaatactttggagcaatatttttatataccacTATTATAATCATGGTGGGTATGGGTATCATAGTGTCCGTTGATACTATGCAAGTTGCGTGCGCCGCGCATGCCTGTAGTTTATTCCAAGTTATCGG TCAACAAATTGAAGACGTATCGAATGCGCATAAAGTCGACGACATTGGATATCGCGCGAATTCGGAGTATGAATTGTgcgaagagaaaataatatatcgaaaatacattttatgtttGAAGAAACATCAACTTGCTTTAGA GTATGTCAATATATTAAACGACTCGTATAAAATTGTGGGAATTaccttcttattttttattggcGCGGTTTTCAGTCTGATTGGAATTCGC atcgTCTACGTGTTAGACCAACTGGAAGAATTGatcagatatttatttataatcattggAGTATTGGTACAATTGCTAATCATATGTTATTCCGGCCAAAAATTAATGGACGAAAgtcaaaatatattccatcgagt ATATGCAACAAAATGGTATAAATTCTCACCAAGATTAAAGTCATTGGTAATTATAACTCTTTACAGAAGTATCGTTCCATGCACATTGTCAGCAGGTAATGTTTTTCCGTTGTCGATGGCAGTCTTCGCCGCA GTGGTGCGGGCAGGTGTATCTTATTTCACGGCATTCTTATCGttcaaagattaa